In Streptococcus oralis, a single window of DNA contains:
- the birA gene encoding bifunctional biotin--[acetyl-CoA-carboxylase] ligase/biotin operon repressor BirA, whose protein sequence is MKSHQLVYQILARENDYVSGEKIGEELNLSRTSIWKAIQRLQHEGLEIDSIKNRGYKLIQGDLILPELIQENTNLTIRYKPETKSTQTDAKEGIEVGNKGNTLYLSTCQTAGRGRFQRPYYSPSQGGIYTSLHIQPNLPYEKLPSYTLLVAAAVYKAIKNLTMIEVDIKWVNDIYFKNKKIAGILTEAMTSVETGLVTDVIIGLGINFSITDFPEDLKEKAGSLFMPPAPISRNQLISEIWNCFYNTDSDELLYIYKERSIVLGKEVTFQLDGKLKKGLAKEISESGQLQVELEDKHTIWLNSGEISLTNW, encoded by the coding sequence ATGAAATCACACCAACTAGTCTACCAAATATTAGCTAGAGAAAACGATTATGTTAGCGGAGAAAAAATCGGAGAAGAACTGAATTTAAGCCGTACATCTATATGGAAAGCGATCCAACGTCTTCAACATGAAGGCCTAGAAATTGACAGTATCAAAAATAGAGGCTACAAACTTATTCAAGGCGATTTGATATTGCCTGAATTGATTCAAGAGAACACCAACTTAACCATTCGCTACAAACCTGAGACAAAATCAACCCAAACAGATGCAAAAGAAGGGATTGAAGTTGGAAACAAAGGAAATACACTCTATCTTTCAACCTGTCAAACAGCAGGTCGTGGCCGCTTTCAGCGCCCCTACTATTCTCCATCTCAGGGTGGAATCTATACGTCCCTGCATATTCAACCCAATCTTCCCTATGAAAAACTCCCATCCTATACTCTCCTTGTAGCTGCTGCGGTCTACAAAGCCATTAAAAATCTAACTATGATAGAAGTAGATATCAAATGGGTAAATGACATCTACTTTAAGAATAAAAAAATAGCAGGTATCCTCACTGAAGCGATGACATCAGTTGAGACAGGCTTGGTTACAGACGTCATTATCGGACTAGGTATAAATTTTTCTATAACAGACTTCCCAGAAGACCTAAAAGAAAAAGCAGGCAGCCTATTTATGCCACCTGCACCAATTAGTCGTAATCAGCTCATCAGCGAAATATGGAATTGTTTCTACAATACGGATTCAGATGAACTACTTTATATCTATAAAGAAAGATCAATCGTTCTTGGAAAAGAAGTTACCTTCCAGCTAGATGGAAAATTGAAAAAAGGTCTTGCAAAAGAAATCTCAGAATCCGGCCAACTTCAAGTCGAACTTGAAGATAAACATACTATCTGGCTAAATAGCGGAGAAATATCACTAACAAATTGGTAA
- a CDS encoding O-antigen ligase family protein has product MKSIGLLDKIRGLSKKDFFLYLMIISIFLPFYLFLALFALYLIGLLVTGEMKGIIKGLAKHPVLLFFIAYSSIISIVAKNWLGLVASLLMFLFLIFFSFYQKRLTHAFFRMILQTILFGSVLSAAFATLEHFQIVKKFNYAFLSPNMQVWHQNRAEVTFFNPNYYGIICCFCIMIAFYLFTTTKLRWLKVFCVLAGFVNLFGLNFTQNRTAFPAIIAGAIIYLFTTIKNWRAFWLSIGVFGIGLCFLFSSDLGVRMGTLDSSMEERVSIWNAGMTLFKQNPIWGEGPLTYMNSFPRIHAPYHEHAHSLYIDTILSYGLIGTILLSISSVIPVHMMMDMSQESGKRPIIGLYLSFLTVVAVHGIFDLALFWIQSGFIFLLVMCSLPLEHRTLVSEMTD; this is encoded by the coding sequence TTGAAATCAATTGGATTACTGGATAAGATAAGAGGGCTTTCGAAAAAAGATTTCTTTTTGTATTTGATGATCATAAGTATCTTTTTACCTTTTTATTTGTTCTTAGCGCTTTTTGCTTTATATTTGATAGGTTTACTTGTTACTGGGGAGATGAAGGGAATTATCAAAGGATTGGCCAAACATCCTGTACTTCTCTTTTTTATTGCCTACAGTAGTATCATCTCTATCGTCGCCAAGAACTGGCTTGGATTGGTTGCATCTTTACTGATGTTTCTCTTCCTCATTTTCTTTAGTTTTTACCAGAAACGTCTGACACATGCTTTCTTTCGAATGATACTGCAGACAATCTTGTTTGGTAGTGTGCTCTCTGCGGCTTTCGCTACCTTGGAGCATTTCCAAATTGTAAAGAAATTTAACTATGCCTTTCTTTCGCCTAATATGCAAGTATGGCACCAGAACCGTGCAGAGGTCACCTTCTTTAATCCTAACTACTATGGGATCATTTGTTGCTTCTGTATCATGATTGCCTTTTACCTCTTTACAACGACGAAGTTAAGATGGTTGAAAGTCTTTTGTGTGCTAGCAGGTTTTGTGAATCTATTTGGTTTGAATTTTACGCAAAACAGAACAGCCTTTCCTGCCATCATCGCTGGTGCCATCATTTATCTCTTTACAACCATTAAAAACTGGCGTGCCTTCTGGCTCAGTATTGGTGTTTTCGGGATTGGCCTTTGTTTCCTCTTCTCAAGCGATTTGGGTGTCCGTATGGGAACGCTAGATTCTTCAATGGAGGAGCGTGTTTCAATCTGGAATGCGGGTATGACTTTGTTCAAGCAAAATCCGATTTGGGGTGAGGGTCCACTGACCTATATGAATTCTTTCCCGAGAATCCATGCACCTTATCATGAACACGCGCATAGTCTTTATATCGATACTATTTTAAGTTATGGTTTGATTGGAACCATTCTCCTATCCATTTCATCGGTAATCCCGGTTCACATGATGATGGATATGAGTCAGGAGTCTGGCAAACGACCAATTATCGGTCTTTATCTCTCCTTCCTTACAGTAGTTGCTGTACATGGAATTTTTGACTTGGCTCTCTTTTGGATTCAGTCAGGATTCATCTTCTTGCTAGTTATGTGCAGTCTACCACTGGAACATCGAACACTGGTGTCTGAAATGACAGATTAA
- the rlmD gene encoding 23S rRNA (uracil(1939)-C(5))-methyltransferase RlmD: MNLKVKQKIPLKIKRMGINGEGIGFYQKTLVFVPGALKGEDIYCQITSIKRNFVEAKLLKVNKKSKFRVVPACTIYNECGGCQIMHLHYDKQLEFKTDLLHQALKKFAPAGYENYEIRPTIGMQEPKYYRAKLQFQTRKFKNQVKAGLYAQNSHYLVELKDCLVQDKETQVIANRLAELLTYHQIPITDERKTLGVRTIMVRRARKTGQVQIIIVTNRQLNLNQLVKDLVKDFPEVVTVAVNTNTAKTSEIYGEKTEIIWGQESIQEGVLDYEFSLSPRAFYQLNPEQTEILYSEAIKALDVSKEDHLIDAYCGVGTIGFAFAKKVKSLRGMDIIPEAIEDAKRNAQKMGFDNTHYEAGTAEEIIPRWYQDGYRADALIVDPPRTGLDDKLLDTILTYVPKKMVYVSCNVSTLARDLVKLVKVYDLKYIQSVDMFPHTARTEAVVKLVKKRKN, encoded by the coding sequence ATGAATCTGAAAGTCAAACAAAAAATACCTTTAAAAATCAAGCGGATGGGCATCAATGGTGAGGGAATCGGTTTCTATCAGAAAACCCTCGTTTTTGTGCCAGGCGCCCTCAAAGGAGAAGACATCTATTGTCAAATTACTTCTATTAAACGCAACTTTGTTGAAGCCAAATTACTAAAGGTTAATAAGAAGTCTAAATTTCGAGTCGTGCCAGCTTGTACGATTTATAATGAATGTGGTGGTTGCCAAATCATGCACCTCCACTATGATAAACAGTTAGAGTTCAAAACGGATCTGCTCCATCAAGCCCTGAAAAAATTTGCTCCTGCAGGATATGAAAACTATGAAATCCGTCCAACTATCGGAATGCAGGAACCAAAGTACTACCGTGCTAAGCTTCAATTCCAGACTCGGAAATTTAAAAATCAGGTCAAGGCAGGTTTGTATGCGCAAAACTCTCATTATCTCGTAGAGTTGAAAGACTGTTTGGTGCAAGATAAGGAAACCCAAGTAATAGCGAATCGCCTAGCTGAACTTCTTACTTACCACCAAATTCCAATTACAGATGAGAGAAAAACGTTAGGCGTTCGTACTATCATGGTACGCAGAGCAAGAAAAACGGGGCAAGTTCAGATTATCATTGTCACAAATCGCCAGCTTAATTTAAATCAACTGGTCAAAGACTTAGTCAAGGATTTTCCAGAAGTCGTCACAGTTGCAGTCAATACAAATACAGCAAAAACAAGTGAAATCTATGGTGAAAAGACGGAAATTATCTGGGGCCAAGAGAGCATTCAAGAAGGAGTACTCGACTATGAGTTTTCTCTCTCGCCCCGAGCTTTTTATCAACTTAATCCGGAGCAGACAGAAATTCTCTATAGTGAAGCAATTAAGGCTCTGGATGTCAGCAAAGAAGACCATCTAATCGATGCCTATTGCGGTGTTGGGACGATCGGATTTGCCTTCGCAAAGAAGGTCAAGAGTCTCAGAGGAATGGATATTATTCCGGAAGCTATTGAAGATGCCAAGCGAAATGCTCAAAAAATGGGGTTTGACAATACCCATTACGAAGCGGGGACAGCAGAAGAGATTATTCCACGCTGGTATCAAGATGGCTACCGAGCGGATGCCTTGATAGTCGACCCTCCTCGTACAGGCTTAGATGATAAGCTACTGGATACCATTCTGACCTATGTTCCAAAAAAAATGGTCTATGTATCCTGCAATGTTTCAACCTTGGCACGAGATTTGGTTAAACTAGTAAAAGTCTATGATCTCAAGTATATCCAGTCGGTCGATATGTTTCCCCACACTGCACGAACAGAAGCAGTGGTTAAATTAGTGAAGAAAAGAAAAAATTAA
- a CDS encoding zinc-binding dehydrogenase, with product MKAVLVKEAGGPEVLQVVEVPKPTVKEGWTLVKVQGFGINHSEIFTRQGLSPSVQFPRILGIECVGLVEETNRPDLQVGQQVISIMGEMGRAFDGGYAEYVLLPDEQVYPVRTGLALESLIALPETYYTAFGSYFNLKIEEGNRVLVRAATSGVGLAFAKLLKGQFPNVYLAGSSRSLSKEMQLKEAGFDQVILDKDGVLQTEEQFDKVLDLVGPSAIFDTFARTADGGIICSFGLLGGQWTIPDFDPIEMLYRNLYLTTFASGNVSQSKLQALVDFVERYQVDVRPEKVFSIEQIQDAHAYLESSQSFGKVIVKIEDKE from the coding sequence ATGAAAGCTGTGCTTGTCAAGGAAGCTGGGGGACCAGAAGTTCTGCAGGTTGTGGAAGTTCCAAAACCGACTGTTAAAGAAGGTTGGACCTTGGTCAAGGTGCAAGGATTTGGAATCAACCATAGCGAGATTTTTACTCGTCAAGGACTATCACCGTCCGTTCAATTCCCACGGATTTTAGGAATTGAATGTGTGGGACTTGTAGAGGAGACCAATCGTCCCGATTTGCAGGTCGGGCAGCAAGTCATCTCCATAATGGGAGAAATGGGGCGCGCTTTTGATGGTGGTTATGCTGAGTATGTTTTGCTACCAGATGAACAGGTTTATCCTGTGAGGACAGGGCTTGCTTTGGAAAGTTTAATCGCTCTGCCTGAAACCTACTATACAGCATTTGGCTCTTATTTCAATCTCAAGATTGAAGAGGGAAACCGAGTTCTGGTTCGAGCAGCGACGAGTGGTGTTGGGCTTGCTTTTGCAAAACTTCTCAAGGGGCAATTTCCAAATGTCTATCTAGCGGGAAGTAGCCGTAGTCTGAGCAAGGAAATGCAATTAAAAGAGGCAGGATTTGACCAGGTGATTTTGGACAAGGACGGTGTCTTGCAAACGGAAGAGCAGTTTGACAAGGTCTTGGATCTTGTCGGTCCGAGTGCTATTTTTGATACATTTGCTCGGACGGCAGATGGTGGTATCATCTGTTCTTTTGGCTTGCTGGGCGGTCAATGGACTATTCCAGACTTTGACCCGATCGAAATGCTTTATCGTAATCTCTACTTAACAACCTTTGCTTCTGGTAATGTGTCTCAAAGCAAGCTTCAAGCTTTGGTGGACTTTGTAGAGCGTTATCAGGTAGATGTACGACCTGAAAAAGTATTTTCTATTGAACAAATCCAGGATGCACATGCTTATCTGGAAAGTAGCCAATCTTTTGGCAAGGTTATCGTAAAAATTGAGGACAAAGAATGA
- a CDS encoding MarR family winged helix-turn-helix transcriptional regulator, giving the protein MKDSHLVAHHIRLLNGRIFQKLLSQDPEALYRSEQGKILAVLWNSETGCATATDIALATGLANNTLTTMLKKLEEQNLVIISPCGIDKRKKYVKLTEQGWSQKEVGHRISQKLDAIFYKGFSEEEIRQFESYQERILDNLKEKANEE; this is encoded by the coding sequence ATGAAAGATAGTCATTTGGTAGCCCATCATATTCGTTTGTTGAATGGGCGGATTTTTCAAAAGTTACTGAGTCAGGATCCTGAGGCTCTTTATCGGAGTGAACAGGGCAAGATTTTAGCGGTTTTATGGAATAGTGAGACAGGTTGTGCTACGGCCACAGATATTGCGCTTGCGACTGGTCTCGCCAACAATACGCTAACAACCATGCTAAAGAAACTTGAGGAGCAAAACCTGGTCATTATTAGTCCATGTGGAATAGATAAGAGAAAGAAATATGTCAAGTTGACAGAGCAGGGTTGGTCCCAGAAAGAAGTGGGCCATCGCATCAGTCAAAAGTTGGATGCTATTTTTTATAAAGGCTTCTCAGAGGAAGAAATTCGCCAGTTTGAAAGTTATCAAGAACGCATTTTGGACAATCTGAAAGAGAAAGCAAATGAGGAATAA
- a CDS encoding nuclear transport factor 2 family protein: MSKQVENAQNLYIHAIQDGRVAEAQAQSVGDTYIQHSTGVPDGKEGFAAFFANFFERHPEREMKIVRTIEDGNLVFVHVHQYLNGGEAQWVTTDTFRADENGRIVEHWDVIDYYRTPENDQLDQVFGDFEINDLDKTAENKKLVRRFLTEIFQNGELEQWSDYVADDLIQHNHEIGQGSDAYKNYVAEHGVTFDFVFQLLGQGNYVVSYGQTQIDGVAYAQYDIFRLENGLIVEHWDNKEVMPKVEDLTNRGKF, translated from the coding sequence ATGTCAAAACAAGTTGAAAATGCACAAAATCTATATATTCATGCCATTCAAGATGGGCGTGTTGCCGAGGCTCAAGCTCAGTCAGTAGGGGATACCTACATTCAACACTCGACAGGTGTGCCAGATGGGAAAGAAGGGTTTGCGGCTTTCTTTGCAAATTTCTTTGAGCGCCATCCCGAGCGTGAGATGAAGATTGTTCGCACTATTGAAGACGGCAATCTAGTCTTCGTCCATGTTCATCAATATCTCAATGGTGGGGAAGCTCAATGGGTGACGACAGATACTTTCCGTGCGGATGAGAATGGTCGTATCGTGGAGCATTGGGATGTTATTGACTACTATCGAACACCTGAAAATGACCAATTAGACCAGGTTTTTGGAGATTTTGAGATCAATGATCTGGATAAGACAGCAGAAAATAAAAAGTTGGTTCGCCGTTTCTTGACAGAAATTTTCCAAAATGGGGAACTGGAGCAGTGGAGTGATTATGTGGCGGACGATTTGATTCAGCATAATCATGAGATTGGACAAGGAAGTGATGCTTATAAAAACTATGTGGCTGAGCACGGGGTTACTTTCGACTTTGTTTTCCAGCTTTTGGGACAAGGAAATTATGTGGTTAGCTATGGCCAGACTCAGATTGACGGAGTTGCCTATGCCCAGTACGATATCTTCCGTTTGGAGAATGGCTTGATTGTGGAGCATTGGGATAATAAGGAAGTTATGCCTAAGGTAGAAGACTTGACCAACCGAGGGAAGTTTTAA
- a CDS encoding DUF402 domain-containing protein → MKLPKEGDFITIQSYKHDGSLHRTWRDTMVLKTTENAIIGVNDHTLVTESDGRRWVTREPAIVYFHKKYWFNIIAMIRDNGISYYCNMASPYYLDEEALKYIDYDLDVKVFTDGEKRLLDVEEYERHKRKMKYSDDLDYILKEHVKILVDWINNGRGPFSEAYVNIWYKRYIELKNR, encoded by the coding sequence ATGAAACTTCCAAAAGAAGGCGACTTTATTACAATTCAAAGTTATAAGCATGATGGGAGTCTTCACCGTACTTGGCGGGACACCATGGTACTAAAAACAACAGAGAACGCTATTATCGGCGTCAACGACCACACACTTGTTACCGAAAGTGACGGTCGTCGTTGGGTGACTCGAGAACCGGCTATTGTTTACTTTCACAAAAAATATTGGTTTAATATCATTGCCATGATTCGTGATAATGGGATTTCCTACTATTGCAATATGGCAAGTCCTTACTATCTCGATGAAGAAGCCCTGAAATACATTGATTATGATTTGGATGTCAAGGTCTTCACTGATGGTGAAAAGCGTCTCTTGGACGTTGAAGAGTATGAGCGCCATAAACGCAAAATGAAGTATTCTGATGATTTAGACTATATTTTGAAAGAGCATGTTAAAATCCTTGTTGATTGGATTAACAATGGACGCGGTCCTTTCTCAGAGGCCTATGTCAACATTTGGTACAAACGCTACATAGAACTAAAGAATCGGTAA
- a CDS encoding ABC transporter ATP-binding protein, which produces MIEYKNVALRYTEKDVLRDVNLRIENGEFMVLVGPSGSGKTTMIKIINRLLEPTDGNIYMDNKRIKDYDERELRLSTGYVLQAIALFPNLTVAENIALIPEMKGWSKEEIAQKTEELLEKVGLPVADYGHRLPSELSGGEQQRVGIVRAMIGQPKILLMDEPFSALDAISRKQLQVLTKELHKEFGMTTIFVTHDTDEALKLADRIAVLQDGEIRQVANPEMILKAPATDFVADLFGGSVHD; this is translated from the coding sequence ATGATTGAATATAAAAATGTAGCGCTACGCTACACAGAAAAAGATGTTTTGAGAGATGTCAATTTACGGATTGAGAATGGGGAATTTATGGTTTTAGTTGGACCTTCTGGGTCCGGTAAGACGACCATGATTAAGATCATTAACCGTCTTTTGGAACCCACTGATGGAAATATTTATATGGATAACAAGCGCATCAAAGACTATGATGAGCGTGAGCTTCGCCTTTCTACTGGTTATGTTTTACAGGCTATTGCTCTGTTCCCCAATCTAACGGTTGCGGAAAATATTGCCCTCATTCCTGAGATGAAGGGTTGGAGCAAGGAAGAGATTGCTCAGAAAACAGAAGAGCTCTTGGAAAAAGTTGGCTTGCCAGTAGCTGACTATGGTCATCGTCTTCCTAGTGAACTGTCTGGTGGGGAGCAACAACGGGTCGGTATTGTCCGTGCCATGATTGGTCAGCCTAAGATTCTCCTCATGGATGAACCTTTTTCAGCCTTGGATGCTATTTCGAGAAAACAGCTACAGGTTCTGACGAAAGAATTGCATAAGGAGTTTGGGATGACAACGATTTTTGTGACCCATGATACGGATGAAGCTTTGAAATTAGCGGACCGTATTGCTGTCTTGCAGGATGGAGAGATTCGTCAGGTGGCGAATCCTGAGATGATTTTAAAGGCTCCTGCAACAGACTTTGTAGCAGACTTGTTTGGAGGTAGTGTTCATGACTAA
- the recX gene encoding recombination regulator RecX: MKITKLEKKKRLYLMELDGQQTSYITEDTIVRFMLSKDKVVSTEELTEIQGFAQFSYGKNLALYHLSFKAHTEKEVREYLKKYDLDETITSQVIANLKEDNWINDRQYVYSIINANQLSGDKGPYVLAQKLSQKGIAKSTIEEVLKDFDFSEVAQRVAEKLLKKYTGKLPARALQDKIIQNLTNKGFSYSDAKSAFDNLDSQVDQETTQELIFKELDKQYTKYASKYEGYELKQRLTQVLARKGYDFSDIASALREYL; the protein is encoded by the coding sequence ATGAAAATCACAAAACTTGAAAAGAAAAAACGTCTCTACTTGATGGAGTTAGATGGACAGCAAACATCATATATCACGGAAGATACCATTGTCCGTTTTATGTTGTCTAAAGATAAGGTGGTTAGCACTGAAGAATTGACCGAGATTCAGGGCTTTGCTCAGTTTTCTTATGGTAAGAATCTCGCCCTCTACCATCTATCATTTAAGGCTCATACTGAAAAGGAAGTGAGAGAGTATCTGAAAAAGTATGATCTTGATGAAACAATCACTAGTCAAGTTATCGCTAATCTTAAAGAAGATAACTGGATAAATGATCGTCAGTATGTCTACTCTATCATCAATGCCAATCAACTTTCTGGAGATAAGGGACCCTATGTGCTAGCTCAAAAACTGTCTCAAAAAGGGATTGCCAAATCAACGATTGAAGAGGTTTTAAAGGATTTTGATTTTTCAGAGGTCGCTCAACGTGTAGCGGAGAAACTTCTTAAAAAATACACGGGAAAACTTCCCGCTCGTGCCTTGCAGGATAAAATTATTCAAAACTTGACGAACAAAGGCTTCTCCTATTCTGATGCTAAAAGTGCCTTTGATAACTTGGACAGTCAAGTCGACCAAGAAACGACTCAAGAACTCATTTTTAAAGAGCTAGACAAACAATATACTAAATACGCTAGCAAATATGAAGGTTACGAACTAAAGCAACGTTTGACCCAAGTTTTAGCTAGAAAAGGCTATGATTTTTCGGATATAGCAAGCGCTCTCAGAGAATATCTTTAA